GAACTCATTTTGTTTAGAATGAGCTTTGCTTACTGGCTGGTCTATTGTATTGCTTGTGTTGCACAAAAGCTGATTCTTCCAGATTGGGAAATCTTAGCGCTTAGTGTCAAATTAACCGCAGCGTTGTCTTACTTTCTAACGTTTGCTTGCATCGTTTGTTTGCCGTTGCATCGAGTCGCGGTCAAACAAGTTGAAGAATAGCTATCCAATCGAAACTTGTTTAATTACACCGATAATATAAACTTATTTATTCAACGCGATCGCGATCGCACCTTCAAGTTTATCCTGGCTCAATGTAGTCAGGATAAATACTTCTTGGACAGTCTTACCTTGGCGAACAATCACTTTGAAGCCTCCCCGAATGGGAACAGAAACGCGCAGTTGCATTCGGGGAATGTGACCTTTAACCCGCCCAATCACTCCTGGAGTAATAGTTTGTATGCCTTCAACTTTAGTGAGGCGTTCTAATACAGGAATTAAACCAGGAATGTGTGTGGAGTGGTTTAAGACCAATCTGCCACTAGCGGGATTATTCATTAAATTATGCTGCCTCTAGTGGTGCCATTGTTAAATCTGCACGTCGCAGCTGCTGGTGATAAAGTTCGGCTTGTTCTAAGGGACCTACCCACACGATCGCCTGCCCTTCATAATGGATTTGGTTCGTAAGTTCCCACGCGCGATCGCTGGTCATTCCAGGAATGTATTTTGCCAGACACTCTGCTACGTGCTGGAAAGTATTAAAATCATCATTCAACACGATGATTTTGTAGTTAGGATACAGCTTTGGCGTAACTTGACTCGATTTCTCAGGAGCTACTGTTGGTGAGGCTGCCATCGCGTAAACACCTGTCGCAAATCTCATAGTCATAAGCTAGCTAAACGAATTTTCAAATGAGTGCATTTTAAGTACCTAGTTTAACTAAAATTTTGAGTGGATAAATAGTTTCTAGGCAATAGCAGAATGCGTTGTAGTTATAGTACAATTATTTAAACAATGGAAGTATAAGCTTGCTCTCTAAACGGCATAGATTTCCATTATGAAGTAGATAATAACATAAGTTTCTCAAAGAGTAAAGATTGAGGAAATCACTACCTCAATCACAGGTAAATTGTCTCTGTTTTTGAACCTGACCTCCAGATTACTGCCAATCTTCCCAAGCTTCATTAAAAATCGAAGTATCGGGGAAAGCGGTAGGATTGCCATTTTGGACTAGACGGCGCTGTAAGGCTTCAAGCTGCGGTTCGGGAAACGGGATTCGGGCGATGAGTTGATAGGGTGCGATCGCGCGTTCCAAGGCGAAAGCGGCGGTAGTCCCCGCAGCAGCAC
The Chroococcidiopsis sp. TS-821 genome window above contains:
- a CDS encoding DUF2103 domain-containing protein, whose amino-acid sequence is MNNPASGRLVLNHSTHIPGLIPVLERLTKVEGIQTITPGVIGRVKGHIPRMQLRVSVPIRGGFKVIVRQGKTVQEVFILTTLSQDKLEGAIAIALNK
- the clpS gene encoding ATP-dependent Clp protease adapter ClpS; protein product: MTMRFATGVYAMAASPTVAPEKSSQVTPKLYPNYKIIVLNDDFNTFQHVAECLAKYIPGMTSDRAWELTNQIHYEGQAIVWVGPLEQAELYHQQLRRADLTMAPLEAA